One window of Bacillus sp. FJAT-45350 genomic DNA carries:
- a CDS encoding VanW family protein translates to MGQSSSFVKVFLLLFISSFAIFSFSLGGTWAYERFFKPEEFLPRSAMVGGIQVGDIRISEAEAIVTEAIIEWEREADIRFYFLDEQVSLSPSLIEFLTSESVQIAKNTGKAEIIPIINRATLEQVIEEIKYDEIKNAVNYDNLREELENQLQSLANSEVYINLNDFLKDGYQLKEEVVAETTISTEAPLFLLNWINALDGAIIEPREQFSLLKTLEEKGQGPMKSEALNVLAAGVYQTLMQTNFTLLERHIGRTLPSYVEVGFDAIAVPGSMDLKFFNSNYYPYELNLSYENGQVAISVVGFSFLYEYEIITEDRRTIEPRTIVQFSKDRRIGDRQKIRNGQEGHFVEVYRVSKRNDNIVSETRVAEDYYPPVHHVEEWSLYERPEEFDDEELEELDEFEEYDEYNDFDEREDGNGQNQQNNENSQSNEGSQSNGSSQNNSGSFWGNEGNNGNNATNENNGQPSVEDNENQERNVKWWELDEKDKIQGIPTPYNDIYEYIRKYYSN, encoded by the coding sequence GTGGGGCAGTCAAGCTCATTTGTTAAAGTGTTTCTGCTATTATTTATAAGCAGTTTTGCTATTTTCTCCTTCTCATTAGGCGGTACGTGGGCTTATGAGAGGTTTTTTAAGCCTGAAGAATTTCTGCCTAGAAGTGCGATGGTTGGAGGGATACAAGTAGGGGATATACGAATCTCAGAAGCAGAAGCAATAGTAACAGAAGCCATTATAGAATGGGAAAGAGAAGCTGATATTCGATTTTATTTCTTAGATGAGCAAGTATCACTATCACCGAGCTTAATCGAATTCCTAACGTCTGAAAGTGTACAAATAGCCAAAAACACTGGAAAAGCAGAAATAATCCCTATAATAAACAGAGCAACCTTAGAACAGGTTATTGAAGAAATCAAATATGATGAAATTAAAAACGCAGTTAATTATGACAACTTAAGAGAAGAGTTAGAAAATCAATTACAATCTTTAGCTAATAGCGAAGTTTATATTAACCTAAATGACTTCTTAAAAGATGGGTATCAATTAAAAGAAGAAGTAGTTGCCGAAACTACTATTTCAACTGAAGCTCCTCTATTTCTATTAAATTGGATAAATGCACTTGATGGAGCAATTATTGAACCGAGAGAACAGTTTTCATTATTAAAAACTCTAGAGGAAAAAGGACAAGGTCCTATGAAAAGTGAAGCGTTAAATGTCCTTGCGGCTGGAGTTTATCAAACCTTAATGCAAACGAACTTCACATTGCTTGAACGTCATATTGGAAGAACTCTACCGAGCTATGTAGAGGTAGGCTTTGATGCAATTGCCGTACCAGGTTCAATGGATTTAAAGTTTTTTAACTCGAATTACTATCCTTATGAATTAAATCTATCGTATGAAAATGGTCAGGTTGCTATAAGTGTTGTCGGTTTTTCATTTTTATATGAATATGAAATAATAACTGAGGATCGACGAACAATTGAGCCAAGAACTATTGTTCAGTTTTCAAAGGATAGAAGGATTGGAGACCGTCAGAAAATACGTAATGGTCAAGAGGGTCATTTTGTAGAAGTGTATAGAGTTAGTAAAAGAAATGACAATATTGTTTCTGAAACTAGGGTAGCTGAAGATTATTATCCCCCAGTACACCACGTTGAGGAATGGAGTTTATACGAAAGACCTGAAGAATTTGATGATGAAGAACTCGAAGAACTAGATGAGTTTGAAGAATACGATGAATACAATGATTTTGATGAGCGTGAGGATGGTAATGGTCAAAATCAACAAAACAATGAGAACTCACAGAGTAATGAAGGTTCACAGAGTAATGGTAGTTCACAGAATAATAGTGGCTCCTTTTGGGGTAATGAAGGAAATAACGGAAATAACGCAACTAATGAAAATAACGGTCAACCGTCAGTAGAAGATAATGAAAACCAAGAAAGAAATGTTAAGTGGTGGGAGCTTGATGAGAAAGATAAAATTCAAGGAATACCAACACCATATAACGATATCTATGAATACATTAGAAAGTATTACTCCAATTAG